The Coffea arabica cultivar ET-39 chromosome 9e, Coffea Arabica ET-39 HiFi, whole genome shotgun sequence genome has a window encoding:
- the LOC113708844 gene encoding uncharacterized protein encodes MMSRIEEYNRELEALRVKEKVENMIHNEDYAGARDTLQRARNLFPLGEIVPKQTVCEILSAANINFPGCEIDYYWVLQLVPSAKTFDIKHQYQKLRNMLQPLKHNFPGTDVALKLIEDAFFVLSDNQKRSEFNLQRSTAWENYESPPLEATISSELSEMKGGMSALASGDCQNVSLENLGTRSQDCLTTGMHLMRNGGAWSNSTSNTSEGDMAEVMLDVNTLSEQNHAVSRDHPSSSRNMAHEVLYQDIYNFDDDREVDNMAIGQIWATHHQSNEHQNRRYAQIIARSMSTVTVMWLKPIPVTNAERRWCEAGLPVGCGYFRLDLESGEQVIAPLQFSYKCSLTTEVAAQQFDMYPQKGEVWAVYEDWNLEEWSYNPEVTNSCNYRLVEILSDFSTYTGFDCTYLVKVPGFRSIFQRETGGGFSITVRVLPRMLYSLSHKVLAYRLTGEEIDGVVSGMLEVDQLALPNNMRGKPDEAEMWKMEESGGKADDAIMSERKSPNLSSLTGQVWAVYCGRDKMPRQYVVIHNVFSRTQVLVKFLEPEPEPDLDNNWWQKSLPIACGAFSVGDVIMGMKISQLSHLVKVGKTMPGYVIYPAKGEIWAMYQRWNCEWKLSDLESCEYWIVEVLSDFSEREKIVVARLGEVKGCFTFFQRLQLDGFEMICEISRAEIHSFSHRIPFCKVPGVGDYGISESSLHLEPNCLPPKRRKLA; translated from the coding sequence ATGATGAGCAGGATAGAGGAGTATAACAGAGAATTGGAGGCTCTTCGTGTAAAGGAGAAAGTGGAGAACATGATTCATAATGAAGACTATGCTGGTGCAAGGGATACTTTGCAAAGAGCCCGTAATCTTTTTCCGCTTGGTGAAATTGTTCCTAAGCAGACTGTATGTGAAATCCTATCAGCTGCCAATATCAACTTTCCAGGTTGTGAGATTGACTACTACTGGGTCCTTCAACTTGTGCCATCAGCCAAGACATTTGACATAAAGCATCAGTATCAGAAACTTAGAAACATGCTGCAACCTTTGAAGCATAACTTCCCAGGTACAGATGTGGCTCTTAAACTCATAGAGGATGCTTTCTTTGTGCTTTCTGACAATCAAAAGCGTTCTGAATTCAATTTGCAACGTAGCACTGCCTGGGAAAATTATGAATCACCTCCTCTAGAAGCAACAATTTCCTCTGAATTGTCTGAAATGAAGGGAGGAATGTCTGCTCTAGCCTCTGGTGATTgtcaaaatgtatctttagaaAACCTGGGGACAAGGAGTCAGGATTGTTTGACAACGGGCATGCATCTAATGAGAAATGGAGGAGCTTGGTCAAATTCTACCAGTAATACTTCCGAAGGAGATATGGCAGAAGTTATGCTTGACGTGAACACTCTATCAGAACAGAACCATGCTGTTTCAAGGGATCATCCATCCTCTTCCAGAAATATGGCCCATGAAGTGCTTTATCAGGATATCTACAACTTCGATGATGACAGAGAAGTAGATAATATGGCAATAGGCCAAATATGGGCGACACACCATCAATCAAATGAACATCAAAATCGCCGATATGCTCAAATTATCGCCAGGTCTATGTCTACAGTTACTGTGATGTGGCTGAAACCAATTCCAGTTACTAATGCAGAGAGAAGATGGTGTGAGGCCGGGCTACCTGTTGGATGTGGATATTTTCGACTGGACTTGGAGTCGGGGGAACAGGTAATTGCACCTTTGCAGTTCTCCTACAAATGCTCTCTGACTACTGAAGTGGCAGCACAACAGTTTGACATGTATCCACAGAAAGGTGAGGTTTGGGCGGTTTATGAGGATTGGAACCTCGAAGAATGGTCCTACAATCCTGAAGTTACAAATAGTTGCAACTATAGATTAGTTGAAATTCTCTCAGATTTTTCAACATATACTGGATTTGACTGCACGTATTTGGTGAAGGTTCCAGGTTTCAGGAGCATTTTTCAGAGGGAAACAGGAGGAGGCTTTTCCATCACTGTTCGCGTCCTTCCACGCATGTTATACTCCCTATCCCACAAGGTTCTGGCATATAGGTTAACTGGAGAAGAGATTGATGGAGTAGTCAGTGGGATGTTGGAGGTTGACCAGTTAGCATTGCCAAATAATATGAGAGGAAAACCAGACGAGGCAGAGATGTGGAAGATGGAAGAGTCAGGTGGTAAAGCAGATGATGCAATAATGTCGGAGAGAAAAAGCCCAAATCTTTCTAGTTTGACAGGTCAGGTTTGGGCTGTCTACTGTGGAAGAGATAAAATGCCTCGGCAGTATGTGGTTATACACAACGTGTTCTCAAGAACCCAAGTACTTGTTAAATTTTTGGAACCTGAACCTGAACCTGACTTGGATAATAATTGGTGGCAGAAGAGTTTACCTATCGCATGTGGAGCATTTAGCGTTGGAGACGTAATCATGGGTATGAAAATTTCGCAGTTATCACATCTAGTCAAGGTTGGGAAAACTATGCCTGGCTACGTGATTTATCCTGCGAAAGGCGAGATTTGGGCTATGTACCAAAGGTGGAACTGTGAGTGGAAGCTTTCTGATCTAGAAAGTTGTGAATATTGGATTGTTGAAGTTCTATCAGACTTCTCAGAAAGAGAGAAGATTGTGGTAGCTAGGCTGGGTGAAGTGAAGGGCTGCTTCACTTTTTTTCAGCGGCTGCAGCTGGACGGCTTTGAAATGATTTGTGAAATTTCAAGAGCTGAGATCCATAGTTTTTCCCACAGGATTCCTTTTTGTAAAGTCCCTGGTGTTGGAGATTATGGCATTTCAGAGAGTTCTTTACATTTAGAACCCAACTGTTTGCCTCCAAAACGGAGAAAGCTGGCATGA
- the LOC140014748 gene encoding uncharacterized protein, which translates to MRGNLLFEQDQNWEVALKSFKSARAVYEELGKYGDLENQVLCRERVEELEPSIRYCLHKIGESNLQTSELLRIGEMEGPALDLFRAKLEAVMSEARSQQAASMTEFHWLGHRFPISNAKTRVSILKAQELEKDIHGPKADSLPADKRLATFDKIFAAYNEARSCIRNDLASAGNSESMKDDLSGLDKAIGAVLGQRTIERNQLLVSIAISKLNKVRDDKNEKVTKPEELVRLYDLLLQNAADLSDLVSSGRDRKPEELAFAEECELKSLVFRAERCFYLAKSYSLAGKRTEAYALYCKVRFLADTALKELQNLKTADQAVIKELQTLQKESRSNSCIEHALAIMEEEQAPEKLSQKISTISLTGKDKKLEKFLMDNLDVYESAVDASVKSMSRIERFPPSFQAAARSPIVLDLAYNLIECPSLENRTKKDKKSFLGRLWR; encoded by the exons ATGAGGGGAAATTTGTTATTTGAACAAGATCAGAATTGGGAAGTTGCACTGAAGAGTTTCAAAAGTGCCAG GGCTGTTTATGAGGAACTTGGGAAATATGGAGACCTTGAGAACCAAGTTTTGTGCCGTGAGCGGGTTGAGGAATTAGAACCTAGCATAAGATACTGCTTACACAAAATTGGCGAGTCAAATTTACAAACTTCTGAATTGTTACGCATAGGTGAAATGGAAGGACCTgctttggacctgtttagagcAAAGTTGGAG GCTGTTATGTCTGAGGCTAGGTCCCAGCAGGCTGCATCAATGACAGAATTCCATTGGCTTGGGCACCGATTTCCAATATCAAACGCAAAAACAAGGGTGTCCATACTGAAAG CTCAGGAACTGGAGAAGGACATTCATGGCCCAAAAGCAGACTCTCTTCCGGCAGATAAAAGACTTGCCACATTTGACAAAATATTTGCTGCATATAATGAAGCCAGAAGCTGCATTCGCAATGATTTG GCTAGTGCAGGAAATTCTGAAAGCATGAAAGATGATCTTAGTGGCCTTGATAAAGCTATTGGTGCTGTTTTAGGACAGCGAACCATCGAAAGGAACCAGTTATTGGTTAGCATTGCTATAAGCAAACTCAATAAGGTCCGTGATGATAAGAATGAAAAAGTTACCAAGCCTGAAGAGCTTGTCCGACTATATGACCTTTTGTTACAG AATGCTGCTGATCTTTCTGATTTAGTTAGCTCTGGAAGAGATAGAAAGCCAGAAGAGTTGGCTTTTGCTGAAGAGTGTGAGCTCAAAAGTTTGGTTTTCAGAGCTGAAAG GTGTTTCTATTTAGCCAAATCCTACAGTTTGGCTGGAAAGAGAACAGAAGCCTATGCTTTGTACTGCAAAGTTCGCTTTCTAGCTGATACAGCCCTTAAAGAGCTTCAAAATTTGAAGACAGCTGATCAG GCTGTGATAAAGGAGTTGCAGACACTGCAAAAAGAAAGTAGATCAAACAGCTGTATAGAGCATGCATTAGCCATCATGGAGGAAGAGCAGGCTCCAGAAAAGCTATCACAAAAGATTTCAACTATATCATTGACTGGAAAGGATAAGAAG TTGGAGAAATTTCTTATGGACAACCTGGATGTGTATGAATCAGCAGTGGATGCCAGTGTCAAGTCAATGTCACGTATTGAGCGCTTCCCACCTTCATTCCAGGCAGCTGCTCGGAGTCCAATAGTTCTTGACCTGGCATATAATCTAATAGAATGCCCATCACTGGAGAACAGGACAAAGAAGGACAAGAAAAGCTTTTTAGGTAGACTTTGGAGATGA